The Amycolatopsis sp. NBC_01480 genome segment CAAGGCCGTTCCTTTCCCCAGTCTCACTCACCGTGATGGTGCACAGAGTAGTCACGGGTTTCGCCCCTGTCAGCAGTACACGCGCACTGCGCAGCGGGCATGGGACGGCGAAAAGCGCCGATCGGTTCCGGCGACTCCACGTCACAGTACGTACGTACGGATTGCGAGAACCCTGTCGCGGATGTCAGGATTTCAGGATGCCACGGGTCAGCCAGGATCACCTCGACGCACGCCGGCGCCAGATCCTTGACGGCTCGCGCGTCTGCTTCGCCCGCTACGGGTACGAGGGTGCCACAGTACGCCGCCTCGAAGAAGCGACGGGCCTGTCCCGCGGCGCCATCTTCCACCACTTCCGCGACAAGGAGTCGCTCTTCCTCGCCCTCGCGGAGGACGACGCCGTGCGGATGGCCGACGTCGTCGCGGAACAGGGCCTGGTGCAGGTGATGCGCGAGCTGCTGGCCGGCGACAGCGAGCACCCCGCGGACTGGCTCGGCACCCGGCTGGAGGTTTCGCGCCGGCTGCGCACCGACCCCGAGTTCCGCGCGCGCTGGGCCGAGCGCTCCGAACAGCTGACCGTCGCGACCCGCGAGCGGCTCAAGCGCCAGCGCGACGCCGGCAACCTGCGTGACGACGTCGACGTGGACGTGCTCACCGCGTTCCTCGAGCTGGTACTGGAGGGCCTGGTCTCGCACCTGGCCATGGGCCTGCCCGGCGACGACCTCGGCCCGGTCCTCGACCTGGTCGAGGAGACCGTCCGGCGGCACCGGCCCGGCGCCACCCGATAGGTTCCCCGCGCTGCGCCGCCCGCGCGTTCGTGTTGAATGTGCCCGTGGACCTCCTCGACGCGCACGGCCGGGCCCTCGACGTGTTCGACCGGACCGTGCACGAGACCGGCCCGGGCGACTGGCGCCGCGGCACCCCCTGCACCGAATGGTCCGTCCGGGACCTGGTCAACCACCTCGTCGCCGAGCAGCTGTGGGTCCCGCACCTGCTCGCGGGCGCGACGCTGGACGACGTCGGCGACCGGTACGACGGCGACGTGCTCGGCGACGACCCGGTGGCCGTCTGGGAGCAGGCTTCGGCGGCCGCCCGCGAGGCGTGGCTCTCCCCCGGCGCCGTCCAGCGCACGGTGCACGTCTCGTTCGGCCTGATCCCGGCCGAGGAGTACGGCTGGCAGATGGCGCTCGACCTCGCCGTGCACGGCTGGGACCTGGCCACCGCGCTGGGCGCGCCCAACCCCGTGCCGGGCGAGCTGGCCGCGCGGCTGCTGGACATGCTGCGCCCGATGGTCGAGGAGTGGCAGGGACTCGGCGTGTTCGACCCGCCGGTGGCGGTCAGCCGGACCGCGAGCGCGCCCACCCGCCTCGTCGCGCTCCTCGGGCGCCACCCGCGCTGAGCCGCCCGACACACCCCGGTGGCCCCCGCCCGGTGTGCGGAACACGTTAAGATTGTCGGCATCGTCGCAGTACAAGCCGATTTCCTACGAGGAGTGACTCCATACGTGCGCGCTGCGCAGTCGCCCGGTGACAGTACCGGGCCGGGTGAGCAACCCGGCTTCCCGATAGCCGTTCCCCCCGCCACGAAGGGCGGCGCGGCATGACCCACGCCCTGCTTTCCGTCCTCGGCGTGCTCCTGTTCCTCCTGCTGACCGTCGGCACCGGCCTGGCCGTGGCCGCGGAGTTCTCGCTCACCGCGCTGGAGCGCAGCACGGTCGACGCCGACGTCCGCCAGACCGGCGACCGCCGCTCGCTGGCGGTGCAGAAGGCCCACCGCACGCTCAGCTTCCAGCTCTCCGGCGCCCAGGTGGCGATCACCCTGACCACGCTGATCACCGGTTACCTGGCCGAGCCGCTGATCGGCGACCTGGTCCGCCCGCTGTTCGACGGGCTGTCCGAGGCGGTCGCCGAGGGCGTGTCCATCGCCGTCGCGCTGGTGGTGGCGACCTTCCTGTCGATGATCCTCGGCGAGATGGTGCCGAAGAACCTCGCGATCGCGCGCCCGCTGGCCACCGCCCGCGCGGTGACCGGCTACCACTCGCGGTTCTCCGCGCTGTTCCGCTGGCTGATCACGCTGATGAACAACAGCGCCAACTTCCTGGTGCGCAAGTTCGGCGTCGAGCCGCAGGAAGAGCTGCGCTCGGCGCGTTCGCCGCAGGAGCTGGGCTCGATCGTCCGCTCCAGCGCCGAAAGCGGCACGCTCGACACGTCCACTGCGGAACTGCTCGACCGGTCGCTGCGTTTCGGCGAGCGCACCGCGGAGGAGCTGATGACCCCGCGCGTGCAGGTCGAATCGCTGACCGTGGACGACACCGTGGACGACCTCATCGAGCTCTCGCGCCGCACCGGTTTCTCGCGCTTCCCCGTGTACACCGAGGATCTCGACGACGTCCAGGGCGCGGTGCACATCAAGCAGGCCTTCGCGATCACCGCCGAGGAGCGGGCGACGATGCGGATCGGCTCGGCCATGCGGCCGGTGCCGACCGTGCCCGAGTCCCTCTCCGGCGACGCGCTGCTCAACCGCCTGCGCGACTCGCGCTACCAGCTCGCCATCGTCGTCGACGAGTACGGCGGCACGGCCGGGCTGGTCACGCTCGAGGACGTGGTCGAGGAGATCATCGGCGACGTCCGCGACGAGCACGACGAGGGCGAGGCCCCCGCGTCCCAGCAGCTCGGCACCGACAGCTGGCTGGTCTCCGGCCAGCTGCGCGCCGACGAGGTCACCGACGTCACCGGCTTCCGGATGCCCGACGGCGACTACGAAACCATCGCCGGACTGGTGCTGGAACGGCTCGGCCGCATCCCCGCCGAGGGTGACGCCGCCGAGGTCGACGGCTGGCTGCTGACCGTCACCAGCATGGACCGGCACCGGATCGCCGAGGTCCAGGTGCGGCCGGTGGACCGCGCCGCCGAGGCGCAGGCCGACGGGCAGCCGGCCGCCGCGGGACGGGAGGTGCCGGCGTGAACGACTGGCTGAACATCGCGCTCGTCGCGGTCCTGCTGCTCACCAACGCGTTTTTCGTCGGCGCCGAGTTCACCCTGATCTCCTCGCGGCGGGACCGGCTGGAAGCGTTGCTGGAACAGGGAAAGACCCGCGCGCAGATCGTCATCAACGCCAGCCGGCACGTCTCGCGGATGCTCGCGGGCGCGCAGCTGGGCATCACCATCTGCTCGCTGCTGCTGGGCCGCCTCGGCGAGCCCGCGGTCGCGCACCAGCTGTCCGGGCTGTTCGACCTGCTGGGCCTGCCCGAGCAGCTGCTGCACCCGATCTCGTTCGCCATCGCGCTGGCCTTCATCACCATGCTGCACGTGCTGATCGGCGAGATGGTGCCGAAGAACCTCGCCATCGCCGAGCCCGAGCGGCTCGCGCTGTGGCTGGTGCCGGTGCACGTGGGCTGGGTGAAGCTGGCGAACCCGATCATCTGGTTCCTGAACTTCGTCTCGAACTCGCTGCTGCGCGCGGTCAAGGTGGAGCCGAAGGACGAGCTGGAAACCGCGTACACCTCCGACGAGCTGGCGGAGCTGCTGAGCGAGTCCCGCCGCGAGGGGCTGCTCGACCAATCGGAGCACCAGCGGCTTTCGCAGACGCTGTCGTCGGTCGAGAAGACCGTCGCCGACGTGCTGGTGCCCACCGCCGAGCTGACCACCCTCCCTTGTGGACCGACGCTCGGCGACGTCGAGCGCGCGGTGTCCTCCACCGGGTTCTCGCGGTTCCCGGTGTGCACCGACGACGGCACGCTCACCGGCTACATCCACGTGAAGGACGTGCTCGACCTGGTCGGCCAGAACCCGTCGACCTCCGTGCCGGACTCGAAGACGCGCCCGCTCACCGAGCTGTCCTCGGACGCCCGGCTGGACGTCGCGCTTTCGGCCATGCGCAAGGAAGGCAGCCACCTGGCCCGGGCGCTGGACGCCGCGGGCAAGGCGGTCGGCGTGGTCGCGCTGGAGGACCTGGTCGAGGAGTACGTGGGGACCGTGCGCGACGGCACCCACGTGACGGCATGACCGGCCCGGTCGTGTTCGCCGAGCCCGAGTGGCTGGCCCGCGAAAGCGCGCACGCCGAGCGGATGCGGGCCTGGACCGGGCCGCACCAGGAGCGCCGCGCCCGCGGCGAGAAGCACCCCGTGCTGGACTTCCTGTTCACGTACTACTCGCACCGGCCCGGGCACGTGGAGCGCTGGCAGCCGGGCCCGGGGGTTGTGCTCGCCGGCCCGGCCGCGCGGCGGTTCCTCGATCGGCCGGCCTTCACCGAGACCGAAGGCGGTGTGACGCTCGACGCGGCCGCGTTCACCGGACGGCGGGCCCGGACCGCGGAGTTCGTACTGGACCTGCTCTCCGCGACGGCCTCGCGCGCGCCGCGGCTGAGCTGCTTCGGGCTGCACGAGTGGGCCATGGTCTACCGCGAGCCCGCGGATTCGGTGCGGCACGCGCAGGTGCCGCTGCGGCTGGGCTCGGCGGGCACCGACACCGTCGTCGAATCGATGGACATCCGGTGCGGGCACTACGACGCGTTCCGCTTCTTCACCGATCCCGCGCGCCCGCGCAACGGCCTCGCGCCCAGCCGCGAGAACCAGGTCGAGCTGGAGCAGCCGGGCTGCCTGCACGCGAACATGGACCTGTTCAAGTGGGCGTACAAGCTGGACCCGTTCGTGCCCGCCGAACTGGTCGGCGACTGCTTCGAACTGGCCGCCGACGTCCGGGCGCTGGACATGCGCGCGAGCCCGTACGACCTGGCCGCGTATGGTTACCCCGCGGTCCGCATCGAGACGGCCGAGGGACGGGCGGAGTACGTCCGGTCCCAGGCCGCCTTCGCCCGCCGGGCCGAGCCGCTGCGCGCACGGCTGATCTCCCTGTGCCGGGACCTGCTGGGCCGGAATAGCTGAGCTGTACCGCGAAAGCCACGCTCGGTAACGATATTCACGCAGGGTCGCTGGCCTGTTAGAGTGATAACGATGTGATTGCGTAGCTGTGCGTGTGCGCACATACCGAAAGGACAACGATGGGGCGACACAGCCTGGCCGAGGAGCCGGTGCCGCACCCTCTCGACCCCCCGAAACCCCAGCAGGGGCGCAGTGAGACGACCGGCTCGCACCGGATCGTCGCCAAGAAGGCCCCCCGCCGCCGGATCGCCGGCTGGCCGATCGCCGTGGCCGGCCTCGTGGTCCTCATCGTGCTCGGCGTGTTCGGCTGGAACTGGGCCGACAGCGTGCTGAACAACCGCGCGGAGGCCCAGGCGGCGAGCTGCACGGGCGGCCGGGAGCAGATCCGGGTCGTGGTGACCCCGCAGATCGCCAAGCCGGTGCAGACCGCCGCGGCGCGCTGGAACTCCGACCTCACCGTCGTGCACGGCAGCTGCGTCCAGGTCGACGTCGAGACCAAGGACTCGTCCGACGTGCTGAGCGCGCTCACCGGCAAGACCGCGCTGGACAGCATCGGCGGGCTCCCCGACGGCTGGATCCCCGAGTCCTCGTCCTGGTCCCAGCAGCTCTCGGCGGCCAAGCCGGACCTGATCGGCTCGCCGTCGATGAGCGTCGCCTCCTTCGCGCAGTCCGACTACCCGTTCATCGGGCTCGCGGGCGCGTCGATCGACGACACCCAGCAGCGCGGCACGCAGAGCTTCCGCGCCTATCTGAAGGAACCGGCCCAGCAGGCCGACTTCACGGCCGCGGGCATCCGGCCGTACTGAGCCGCTGCGGTCTTGGAAGCGCCGGTTCCCTTCACGGGAGCCGGCGCTTCTCTTGTGCCGAGGGCGATTCAGGCCACCGTGTCCGGGTCCGGCCCGGTGCGCGTGCCATTGTCCAGTTCGGACAGTGCGGCCAGGTCGTCGTCCGCCAGCTCGAAGTCGAACACGTCGAAGTTCTCCCGGATGCGCGAGGGCGTGGCGGACTTCGGGATCGCGATCGTGCCCAGCTGGAGGTGCCAGCGCAGCACCAGCTGGGCGGGGGTCTTGCCGTACTTCGCCGCCAGCGCGGTGATCACGCCCTCGCCGAGCAGCCGTCCGCGGGCCAGCGGAGCCCAGGCCTCCGTGGCGATGCCGTGCTCAGCGTGGAACGCGCGCAGCTCCGTCTGCTGGAGCCAGGGATGCAGCTCCACCTGGTTCACCGCCGGGACGACGCCGGTCTCGTCGAGCAGCCGGCGCAGGTGCGTCACGCCGAAGTTGGACACGCCGATCGCGCGCACCCGCCCCTCGCGCTGCAACTCCCCCAGCGCCCGCCAGGTCTCGACGTAGCGGTCGAGCCGCGGCTGCGGCCAGTGGATCAGGTACAGGTCGAGCTGCCCGAGCCCGAGCGCGTCGGCACTGCGGTCGAACGCGCGCAACGCCCGATCGCGGCCGTGGTCGGTGTTCCACAGCTTGGTGGTGACGAAGAACTCCTCGCGCGGCACGCCGGACGCCCTGATCGCGGCGCCGACCTCCGCCTCGTTGCCGTAAAGCGTCGCGGTGTCGATGCTGCGGTACCCGACCTCGATGGCCGTGGCGATCACCTTCTCGGCCTGGGCGGAGTCCACCTTGTAGACACCGAAGCCGAGTTGCGGGACGGTCACTGCGTTGTTCAGGGTGAGCAGGGGCGGCATGGCCATGGAGGCGGATCCTCACTGCGGTTTCCCGGACGGTCACCGTCGATCCTGCCACCGCCGGCCCGGGCCCACCATCTCGTGGTCCCGGATCGCGTCTCAGCCGACCGCGCGCTCGCGCAGGTACGCCGCCGTCTCCGGGTCCGCCGGGTAGAACGACTCGATCACCAGCTCGGCGACGGTGACGTCGAGCGGGGTGCCGAAGGTCGCCACCGTGCTGAAGAACGTCAGCTCCGTGCCCTGGTGGAGGTAGCGCAGCGGGACGAAGATGTCGCCAGGGCCGGGCAGTTCGACCTCGGGCACCGGCTGGTCGCAGGGATAGCCGCGCAGTTCGGCCAGCAGTTCGGCGAGGCCGGCGTCCGCGGTCGCCTCGACCTGGCGGCGCAGGCGGCCGAGCAGGTGGGCACGCCACTCCCCCAGGTTCAGCACGTTCGGCGCCATGCCGTCCGGGTGCAGGGTGACCCGCAGGACGTTCACCGGCGGCGTGAGCAGTTCCGGCGCGATGCCGTCGACGAGCACCTGCAGGCTCGCATTGGCGTCGACCAGGTTCCAGGCCCGGTCGACGACCGCGGCCGGATACGGTTCGTGCCCGGTGAGCAGCTGGCGCACCGCCTCCCGCACGGCCTTCAGCTCCGGCGCGGCCAGCTCGCTTTCGCCGTACGCGGGCGCGTATCCGGCCGCGAGCAGGAGCTGGTTGCGCTCCCGCAGCGGCACGTCGAGGTGCTCGCCCAGGCGCAGCACCATCTCGCGGCTCGGCCGGGACCGGCCGGTCTCCACGAAGCTCAGGTGCCGGGTCGAGATGTCGGCGGAGATGGCCAGGTCGAGCTGGCTGATCCGCCGCCGGTCGCGCCATTCGCGCAGTAGAACGCCGACCGCGCTGCGCGCCGGGGCCTTCACCGAAGTCGTCACCCCCAGGACGCTACGGCCAACGCGGAACCGGGGCCATTACCTTTCGGGTAATGACCCGCGGGCCGGATCCGGAGCCGCGGGCGTTACCTCCGGCGTAATCGACCCGGTGCCGCGCTCCCGGCAGTCTTGGCGGCAACGAGGACAGCGAACCCGTTGTCCCCCAGGAGGAACAGGAGCAGCACAGTGTCCGATGTGCACAACACGGTCGAGCAGTACATCGCCGTCTGGAACGAGACCGACGCCGAGCGCCGCAAGGCCCTGATCGCGGAGCTGTTCACCCCGGAGGCGACCTACACCGACC includes the following:
- a CDS encoding hemolysin family protein yields the protein MTHALLSVLGVLLFLLLTVGTGLAVAAEFSLTALERSTVDADVRQTGDRRSLAVQKAHRTLSFQLSGAQVAITLTTLITGYLAEPLIGDLVRPLFDGLSEAVAEGVSIAVALVVATFLSMILGEMVPKNLAIARPLATARAVTGYHSRFSALFRWLITLMNNSANFLVRKFGVEPQEELRSARSPQELGSIVRSSAESGTLDTSTAELLDRSLRFGERTAEELMTPRVQVESLTVDDTVDDLIELSRRTGFSRFPVYTEDLDDVQGAVHIKQAFAITAEERATMRIGSAMRPVPTVPESLSGDALLNRLRDSRYQLAIVVDEYGGTAGLVTLEDVVEEIIGDVRDEHDEGEAPASQQLGTDSWLVSGQLRADEVTDVTGFRMPDGDYETIAGLVLERLGRIPAEGDAAEVDGWLLTVTSMDRHRIAEVQVRPVDRAAEAQADGQPAAAGREVPA
- a CDS encoding TetR/AcrR family transcriptional regulator — its product is MPRVSQDHLDARRRQILDGSRVCFARYGYEGATVRRLEEATGLSRGAIFHHFRDKESLFLALAEDDAVRMADVVAEQGLVQVMRELLAGDSEHPADWLGTRLEVSRRLRTDPEFRARWAERSEQLTVATRERLKRQRDAGNLRDDVDVDVLTAFLELVLEGLVSHLAMGLPGDDLGPVLDLVEETVRRHRPGATR
- a CDS encoding hemolysin family protein — translated: MNDWLNIALVAVLLLTNAFFVGAEFTLISSRRDRLEALLEQGKTRAQIVINASRHVSRMLAGAQLGITICSLLLGRLGEPAVAHQLSGLFDLLGLPEQLLHPISFAIALAFITMLHVLIGEMVPKNLAIAEPERLALWLVPVHVGWVKLANPIIWFLNFVSNSLLRAVKVEPKDELETAYTSDELAELLSESRREGLLDQSEHQRLSQTLSSVEKTVADVLVPTAELTTLPCGPTLGDVERAVSSTGFSRFPVCTDDGTLTGYIHVKDVLDLVGQNPSTSVPDSKTRPLTELSSDARLDVALSAMRKEGSHLARALDAAGKAVGVVALEDLVEEYVGTVRDGTHVTA
- a CDS encoding aldo/keto reductase → MAMPPLLTLNNAVTVPQLGFGVYKVDSAQAEKVIATAIEVGYRSIDTATLYGNEAEVGAAIRASGVPREEFFVTTKLWNTDHGRDRALRAFDRSADALGLGQLDLYLIHWPQPRLDRYVETWRALGELQREGRVRAIGVSNFGVTHLRRLLDETGVVPAVNQVELHPWLQQTELRAFHAEHGIATEAWAPLARGRLLGEGVITALAAKYGKTPAQLVLRWHLQLGTIAIPKSATPSRIRENFDVFDFELADDDLAALSELDNGTRTGPDPDTVA
- a CDS encoding TIGR03086 family metal-binding protein, producing MDLLDAHGRALDVFDRTVHETGPGDWRRGTPCTEWSVRDLVNHLVAEQLWVPHLLAGATLDDVGDRYDGDVLGDDPVAVWEQASAAAREAWLSPGAVQRTVHVSFGLIPAEEYGWQMALDLAVHGWDLATALGAPNPVPGELAARLLDMLRPMVEEWQGLGVFDPPVAVSRTASAPTRLVALLGRHPR
- a CDS encoding helix-turn-helix domain-containing protein; the protein is MGVTTSVKAPARSAVGVLLREWRDRRRISQLDLAISADISTRHLSFVETGRSRPSREMVLRLGEHLDVPLRERNQLLLAAGYAPAYGESELAAPELKAVREAVRQLLTGHEPYPAAVVDRAWNLVDANASLQVLVDGIAPELLTPPVNVLRVTLHPDGMAPNVLNLGEWRAHLLGRLRRQVEATADAGLAELLAELRGYPCDQPVPEVELPGPGDIFVPLRYLHQGTELTFFSTVATFGTPLDVTVAELVIESFYPADPETAAYLRERAVG
- a CDS encoding 3-methyladenine DNA glycosylase, whose translation is MTGPVVFAEPEWLARESAHAERMRAWTGPHQERRARGEKHPVLDFLFTYYSHRPGHVERWQPGPGVVLAGPAARRFLDRPAFTETEGGVTLDAAAFTGRRARTAEFVLDLLSATASRAPRLSCFGLHEWAMVYREPADSVRHAQVPLRLGSAGTDTVVESMDIRCGHYDAFRFFTDPARPRNGLAPSRENQVELEQPGCLHANMDLFKWAYKLDPFVPAELVGDCFELAADVRALDMRASPYDLAAYGYPAVRIETAEGRAEYVRSQAAFARRAEPLRARLISLCRDLLGRNS